The Methanocellales archaeon genome has a window encoding:
- the purN gene encoding phosphoribosylglycinamide formyltransferase: MKKCIKNKILAIRDAQSSEEILCKSLQIEKKLLELEEFDKAKMVMFYISKGSEVHTRRMIKEAMKRGKRIAVPVTKLEERELAVSELLDLDELKLDAFDVPEPKDPKLISAGEVDLIVVPGIAFDMRGYRLGYGLGFYDRFLSSVRDDAIIVALAYDSQVLDEIPNEHHDVPADAIITESRVIRPLKRVRRINIGILASASSWGGNLAAILESIKKGELNVNITVVICDGPNAHISDMAKGHNIVIISPDSEEYDEELISCLKDDSVDLVVMDGYMRVLSPRVISAYRNKIMNVHPALLPSFPGLNAWQQALDYGVKISGCTIHFADENVDCGPIILQSAVQVREDDTVESLRKRILKEETGLYLEAIKLFADGKLRVIGRKVVIDG, from the coding sequence ATGAAGAAGTGCATCAAAAACAAGATTCTCGCAATAAGGGATGCACAGTCCAGTGAAGAGATACTATGCAAAAGTTTGCAGATCGAAAAAAAGCTTCTTGAGTTGGAGGAATTTGACAAAGCTAAAATGGTCATGTTTTACATCTCGAAGGGGAGTGAAGTCCATACAAGGAGAATGATAAAAGAGGCGATGAAGAGGGGAAAGAGGATCGCAGTTCCAGTTACGAAGTTAGAGGAGAGAGAGCTCGCTGTATCAGAGCTGCTGGATTTGGATGAACTAAAGTTGGATGCTTTTGACGTTCCGGAGCCAAAGGACCCAAAGCTCATTTCTGCGGGCGAAGTAGACTTGATCGTCGTTCCGGGCATCGCATTCGACATGAGAGGGTATCGTCTTGGCTATGGCCTGGGTTTCTATGATCGTTTTTTGTCCTCAGTTAGGGATGATGCAATCATAGTAGCGCTGGCTTATGATTCTCAGGTCTTGGATGAGATACCAAATGAGCACCATGACGTTCCAGCAGATGCAATCATAACAGAGAGTCGGGTCATACGTCCTCTTAAGAGAGTGCGAAGAATAAATATAGGCATACTTGCATCGGCCTCAAGCTGGGGAGGAAATTTAGCAGCCATCCTAGAGAGCATTAAGAAAGGCGAGCTAAACGTGAACATCACAGTAGTAATCTGTGACGGTCCAAATGCGCACATTTCAGATATGGCAAAGGGGCATAACATCGTGATCATCTCTCCTGACAGTGAGGAGTATGATGAAGAATTGATCTCCTGCCTGAAGGATGACTCCGTAGATCTGGTTGTGATGGATGGCTACATGAGGGTCTTGAGCCCCAGGGTTATATCTGCTTATAGAAACAAGATCATGAACGTTCATCCTGCTTTACTGCCGAGTTTTCCAGGCCTGAATGCGTGGCAGCAGGCATTAGATTATGGCGTGAAGATATCTGGTTGTACGATTCACTTCGCGGATGAAAACGTCGACTGCGGACCGATAATCTTGCAGAGTGCTGTGCAGGTCAGAGAGGATGACACCGTTGAATCATTGCGCAAGAGAATTCTCAAGGAAGAGACGGGGCTTTACCTAGAGGCCATTAAACTGTTCGCAGATGGCAAACTGAGAGTGATTGGACGAAAGGTCGTGATCGATGGATGA
- a CDS encoding DNA-3-methyladenine glycosylase: MQSTNMIEIYNKLLEKLGAQQWWPAETPFEVVVGAILTQRTKWENVEMAIHHLKEHNLLDPEALAKVDREKLESLVKCTGFYRQKAERIQIASRYFAENRLMSQISLDHLRNELLSLKGIGKETADSILLYALNRPKFVIDAYTVRMCNCLGISGGYDLLQERFEGELPPNITLFKEFHALIVKHGKEFCNKHKCDECVLTSSIVSKD, encoded by the coding sequence ATGCAATCCACAAATATGATCGAAATTTACAACAAACTTCTGGAGAAGTTGGGCGCACAGCAATGGTGGCCCGCAGAAACCCCTTTTGAGGTGGTGGTTGGAGCCATACTGACCCAGCGAACGAAGTGGGAGAATGTGGAAATGGCAATTCACCATCTGAAGGAACACAATCTGCTGGATCCCGAAGCACTCGCCAAGGTCGATAGGGAAAAACTGGAGTCTCTGGTTAAATGCACGGGCTTCTACAGGCAAAAGGCAGAGCGAATACAAATTGCTTCACGATATTTTGCTGAAAACCGTTTGATGTCTCAGATTTCTCTTGATCATTTAAGGAACGAGCTGCTCTCGCTAAAAGGCATCGGAAAGGAGACTGCGGATAGCATCCTTCTCTATGCACTGAACAGGCCGAAATTCGTCATTGATGCATACACGGTTCGCATGTGTAATTGTTTGGGTATATCAGGAGGATACGATCTGTTGCAGGAACGGTTCGAGGGCGAGTTACCCCCAAATATAACTCTATTCAAAGAGTTTCATGCTCTGATTGTCAAACATGGGAAAGAATTTTGTAATAAGCATAAATGTGATGAATGCGTACTTACTTCTAGCATAGTATCCAAAGACTGA
- a CDS encoding MBL fold metallo-hydrolase, whose protein sequence is MKKLVDLGVLPIRSRSSKGYTPHLLISFRSEKLHAFGIDTTPHEDSQALLITHAHSDHHGGSAMLSPSSVASEKTAKALEILYGRRFVGTTFNVGDCVDMDGVRIRTHPTGHTIGATAFSWENEVGTTILVTGDVKDASHLPRCDVLVTEATYGDPYDPQCRFKDDIDAFKDAIRENVAFGAYSFGKAQRAVKLLRSLGYKDEIGMDSKSLELTRELMEHMGSLVSLEENGKMSIVPPRDLHRLPDHLDKFVLTGRSCSHQRIKISDHLDFNGLIKMVRDCKPEVTILYHPLGSRPSKLAQYLNENGFTAISIDAITNVMIH, encoded by the coding sequence TTGAAGAAGCTGGTCGATCTGGGTGTATTGCCAATACGCAGTAGGAGCTCTAAAGGATATACCCCACATCTGTTGATCTCATTCAGGTCAGAAAAGCTACATGCATTTGGAATCGATACCACGCCTCACGAAGATTCCCAAGCCCTTTTGATAACCCATGCGCATTCGGATCATCACGGTGGCTCTGCGATGCTCTCCCCAAGCTCTGTAGCATCTGAAAAAACCGCGAAAGCGCTTGAGATCCTATATGGAAGAAGATTTGTTGGGACGACCTTTAACGTGGGTGATTGTGTGGATATGGATGGTGTTAGGATTCGAACGCATCCGACAGGACACACCATAGGTGCCACAGCCTTTTCTTGGGAAAACGAGGTCGGGACCACCATTCTGGTAACTGGAGACGTCAAGGATGCATCCCATCTTCCAAGATGCGATGTTCTCGTTACGGAAGCGACCTACGGGGACCCTTATGATCCACAATGCAGGTTTAAGGACGATATAGATGCCTTCAAGGATGCCATTAGAGAGAACGTTGCATTCGGTGCCTATTCATTTGGTAAGGCCCAAAGGGCGGTCAAACTACTTCGTAGCCTGGGGTACAAGGACGAGATCGGCATGGACAGTAAATCCTTGGAATTGACCAGGGAATTGATGGAACACATGGGGTCGCTGGTAAGCTTGGAAGAAAATGGCAAGATGAGCATCGTTCCACCACGGGATTTGCATCGCTTACCAGATCATCTGGATAAATTTGTATTAACCGGGCGAAGTTGTTCGCATCAGCGAATCAAGATAAGCGATCATCTCGATTTCAATGGCCTGATAAAGATGGTGCGCGATTGTAAACCCGAGGTTACGATCCTCTATCATCCTCTTGGAAGCAGGCCGTCAAAACTCGCCCAATACCTTAACGAGAATGGATTTACAGCTATTTCAATAGATGCAATCACGAATGTGATGATTCACTAA
- a CDS encoding LSM domain-containing protein, translated as MFPNDKVKSLIGSKVQIEMKGEKFTLEGTLEIVDEYLNLHLINTTEIVDGERSRVLGSVLVRGNNIILVNPVNE; from the coding sequence TTGTTCCCGAATGACAAAGTTAAAAGCTTAATTGGCTCAAAAGTTCAGATTGAGATGAAAGGCGAAAAATTTACACTTGAGGGCACATTAGAAATTGTAGATGAATACCTAAACCTCCATTTAATAAATACGACAGAGATCGTAGATGGAGAAAGATCAAGAGTTCTAGGATCAGTATTGGTACGCGGAAACAACATCATCCTTGTAAACCCAGTCAATGAGTGA
- the gltA gene encoding NADPH-dependent glutamate synthase — protein sequence MTLRIPMPEQDPLKRIQNFGEVALGYSADQAVSEAKRCLQCSEPGCIKGCPVGVDIPDFIRCIKEGNFDEAIKIVRKKNHLPAICGRVCPHENQCEKFCLLGRKGEPVAIGKLERFVADYERQKGFGISNKPKPTGKKVAVVGSGPAGITVSADLAKLGHDVTLFEALHAPGGVLIYGIPEFRLPKEIVRAEIDYIKKFGVSIKTDVVIGKTISVDELLEEFDAVFIGSGAGLPRWMDIPGEDLCGVYSANEFLTRINLMGAYLFPEYDTPIREGKKVAVVGGGNVAMDSARAALRLGADEVFILYRRTEKEMTARQEEIEHAREEGIKFKFLTLPTKILGDEKGWVKKIECVRMELGEPDESGRRKPILIKNSEFTIDVDTVIIAIGQSPNPLISRTTEGLQVTERGTLVVDENGMTSKEGVFAGGDIVSGAATVIESMGAGKLAARAIHEYVSKK from the coding sequence ATGACGCTTAGAATACCGATGCCGGAGCAAGACCCCCTAAAGAGAATTCAAAATTTTGGGGAAGTGGCCCTGGGTTACAGCGCAGATCAAGCCGTTTCCGAAGCCAAAAGATGCTTGCAGTGCTCTGAGCCAGGCTGCATAAAAGGTTGTCCTGTGGGGGTTGACATACCTGATTTTATCCGGTGCATCAAAGAGGGCAATTTTGATGAGGCCATTAAGATAGTGAGGAAAAAGAACCACCTGCCTGCGATTTGTGGACGCGTTTGTCCTCACGAGAACCAATGTGAAAAATTCTGCTTGTTGGGCAGGAAAGGAGAGCCAGTTGCCATCGGTAAACTTGAAAGGTTCGTTGCTGATTACGAGCGCCAAAAGGGATTTGGAATTTCAAACAAGCCCAAGCCTACGGGCAAAAAAGTGGCAGTTGTGGGCTCCGGTCCAGCGGGAATAACCGTTTCTGCGGATCTAGCAAAGCTTGGGCATGATGTAACTCTTTTTGAAGCTCTTCATGCTCCCGGTGGAGTGCTCATTTACGGTATCCCTGAGTTCAGGTTGCCGAAGGAAATAGTGAGAGCAGAGATCGATTACATAAAAAAATTTGGAGTTTCCATTAAAACAGATGTTGTCATAGGAAAAACCATCAGCGTAGATGAGCTTCTGGAAGAATTCGATGCGGTGTTCATAGGAAGTGGTGCCGGCTTACCGCGCTGGATGGACATACCCGGTGAGGACCTATGTGGGGTCTACTCTGCAAACGAGTTTTTGACGAGAATTAATTTGATGGGTGCATATTTGTTTCCGGAGTACGACACGCCCATCAGGGAAGGCAAAAAAGTGGCAGTGGTTGGAGGGGGCAATGTAGCCATGGACTCTGCCAGAGCAGCTCTGCGCTTGGGGGCCGATGAAGTGTTCATCTTATACAGGAGAACGGAAAAGGAAATGACTGCAAGGCAGGAGGAAATAGAGCACGCCAGGGAAGAGGGAATCAAATTCAAGTTTTTAACCCTCCCGACGAAAATCTTGGGCGACGAGAAGGGTTGGGTGAAAAAAATCGAATGCGTTAGGATGGAGCTGGGAGAGCCGGACGAATCTGGTCGAAGAAAGCCCATCCTAATAAAAAATTCTGAGTTTACGATTGACGTCGATACCGTGATAATAGCCATCGGACAAAGTCCCAATCCCCTGATATCAAGAACGACAGAAGGTCTACAAGTTACTGAGAGGGGCACCTTGGTGGTCGATGAGAATGGCATGACGTCCAAAGAGGGGGTATTTGCCGGTGGTGACATCGTTTCTGGTGCTGCCACTGTGATCGAATCCATGGGGGCAGGCAAGCTAGCTGCCAGAGCGATTCATGAGTACGTATCCAAAAAATAG
- a CDS encoding sulfide/dihydroorotate dehydrogenase-like FAD/NAD-binding protein: protein MDRSLHEQEGEVNIQNKINTIVTKKELAPTIKLFEVFAPLVARKAKPGQFIILRIGEKGERIPLTIADFDAQKGTITIIFQEVGKTTKLLGLLKEGDRISDFMGPLGNPTKIEKYGRVVCIGGGVGAASLPLKAKALGEAGNEVISIIGARTKELLILEEELQKTSDELYITTDDGSKGHHGFVTDILKKLIDERKNIDLVITVGPVIMMKAVANVTRPHNIRTMASLNPIMVDGTGMCGSCRVRVDGETKFTCVDGPEFDAHRIDFDHLMTRLQRYLTEEKLSLERAGMG, encoded by the coding sequence TTGGATAGGTCTTTGCACGAACAGGAGGGGGAGGTCAATATCCAAAATAAAATAAATACGATCGTTACAAAAAAAGAGCTAGCTCCAACCATCAAATTATTTGAGGTATTCGCTCCACTGGTTGCCAGGAAAGCTAAGCCAGGACAATTTATAATCTTGCGAATAGGTGAAAAAGGAGAGAGAATACCATTGACCATTGCTGATTTTGATGCTCAAAAAGGGACGATCACCATCATATTTCAAGAAGTTGGAAAGACCACCAAACTATTAGGGCTTCTAAAAGAGGGTGACCGCATCTCGGATTTTATGGGTCCCTTGGGAAATCCCACAAAGATCGAAAAATACGGGAGAGTTGTCTGTATCGGCGGTGGGGTTGGCGCGGCTTCTCTCCCCCTTAAGGCCAAGGCATTAGGAGAAGCCGGAAATGAGGTCATCTCCATCATCGGAGCCAGAACCAAAGAATTGTTGATATTAGAAGAAGAACTGCAGAAAACAAGCGATGAACTTTACATAACGACGGATGACGGCTCCAAAGGACATCATGGTTTCGTTACAGACATTCTGAAAAAGCTGATCGATGAGCGAAAAAATATCGATCTGGTGATAACCGTCGGACCGGTCATAATGATGAAGGCAGTGGCCAATGTTACGAGACCACACAACATAAGGACGATGGCGAGTCTAAATCCGATTATGGTGGATGGAACGGGAATGTGTGGCTCTTGTAGAGTGAGGGTAGATGGCGAGACTAAGTTTACCTGTGTGGATGGGCCGGAATTTGATGCCCATAGGATTGATTTCGATCATTTGATGACCAGACTGCAAAGATACCTGACAGAAGAAAAGTTGTCCTTGGAGAGGGCAGGGATGGGTTAA
- the cofE gene encoding coenzyme F420-0:L-glutamate ligase — MMLYPLETPIIRPGDDIAKVMLNVLEKEKLPLEDGDVIVIAESAVATSQGRIKKLDRVNPSEDAMRIAKKYDLNPKIVEVVLQEANEVYGGTRGVLLTKKDGLFVVNAGVDSSNAPEDCVVLLPKDPQETADRIRKDVEKKAGKKIGIVIGDSRVIPLKRGVIGVALATAGIEPVEDCRGREDIFGKKLKVTFRAIADDMVSAAQILMGEADEQIPMVLIRGAPIKFTEEPQQEMGLPPEECIYMSVFQPKS; from the coding sequence ATGATGTTATACCCTCTCGAGACACCGATAATTAGGCCCGGGGATGATATTGCAAAAGTGATGCTGAATGTGTTGGAGAAGGAGAAGTTGCCCTTAGAGGATGGGGATGTCATAGTGATCGCAGAAAGCGCAGTTGCCACTTCCCAAGGTAGAATAAAAAAATTGGATCGCGTGAATCCATCTGAAGATGCAATGAGAATTGCTAAAAAATATGATCTTAATCCCAAGATTGTAGAGGTCGTTCTCCAAGAAGCCAATGAGGTCTACGGAGGGACGAGAGGCGTGTTGTTAACCAAGAAAGATGGATTGTTCGTTGTCAATGCGGGGGTGGACTCCTCCAATGCTCCTGAGGATTGTGTGGTACTGCTGCCAAAGGACCCCCAAGAAACAGCAGATAGGATACGAAAAGATGTCGAAAAGAAAGCTGGAAAGAAGATAGGGATAGTCATAGGAGATAGTAGAGTTATTCCGCTTAAAAGAGGGGTGATAGGCGTTGCACTTGCAACTGCAGGTATAGAGCCCGTAGAAGACTGCAGGGGAAGGGAAGACATATTTGGAAAGAAATTGAAGGTGACGTTTAGGGCGATAGCTGATGACATGGTTTCTGCAGCACAAATCCTCATGGGGGAAGCCGATGAACAAATTCCAATGGTGCTCATAAGGGGCGCCCCAATTAAATTTACGGAGGAACCGCAACAAGAGATGGGCCTGCCACCAGAAGAGTGTATATACATGAGCGTCTTTCAGCCTAAGTCTTGA
- a CDS encoding DUF116 domain-containing protein: MIGRIIVYFLLITVVTTVFIAIFVIYSFRTGTFPFPNVVLSGILALEGSVKALFRLFKVDDSIVDDVVIRVRNKVSLKRFESLPFEKKAIFLPQCLRSVDCPAKLSPEGIQCINCGRCNIGGAKKKLESMGYIVFVVPGSSFIKRMMLKYKPEAILGVGCISEVKDGQDLCHRFGVPAIGIQLETDGCISTALDWDILYKTAKVDKIVSESSHS, from the coding sequence GTGATTGGACGAATCATCGTCTATTTCCTCTTAATAACCGTAGTAACGACAGTATTCATCGCGATATTTGTGATATATTCATTCAGGACTGGTACTTTCCCTTTCCCAAATGTGGTGCTATCAGGCATATTGGCTTTGGAGGGGTCTGTCAAGGCACTCTTCCGATTGTTCAAGGTGGATGACTCTATAGTGGATGATGTCGTCATTCGAGTGAGAAACAAGGTCTCATTGAAAAGGTTTGAGAGTCTTCCCTTTGAAAAGAAGGCGATATTCCTGCCCCAGTGTCTTCGCTCAGTGGACTGCCCGGCGAAGCTCTCACCCGAGGGCATCCAATGCATCAACTGCGGTCGGTGTAACATCGGGGGGGCGAAAAAGAAATTAGAGTCCATGGGTTACATAGTTTTCGTCGTCCCGGGATCAAGCTTCATCAAGCGAATGATGTTAAAATATAAACCAGAGGCGATCTTGGGTGTTGGTTGCATTTCAGAAGTGAAAGATGGACAGGACTTATGTCATAGATTTGGGGTACCGGCCATTGGCATTCAATTGGAAACGGATGGGTGTATTTCCACTGCTTTAGATTGGGATATTCTTTATAAAACGGCAAAAGTAGATAAAATCGTTAGTGAATCATCACATTCGTGA
- the purH gene encoding bifunctional phosphoribosylaminoimidazolecarboxamide formyltransferase/IMP cyclohydrolase — translation MKKSLTLRFEKIQDLRYGENAHQKAAFYRDPDFKGACVANAIQLHGKMLSFNNIVDLDAALELVKEFERPAVVIIKHTNPCGAACSDNISQAYKKAHASDPVSAYGSIVALNRECDLETAKEITSTFVEAIIAPGYSDEVLKTLKQKENLRVLEVGDLIKTLIKTTEKDMKKVVGGLLVQDRDVLDVSNLTTVTEQKPSEEEMKTLLFGWKVVKHVKSNAIVLASDEQTVGVGAGQMSRVDAVEIAVKKAGKRSQRSCMASDAFFPFRDAIDVAAKAGIKAIIQPGGSIRDEEVIRAANEHNIAMVFTGIRHFKH, via the coding sequence ATGAAAAAAAGCTTAACACTTAGGTTCGAGAAAATTCAAGATTTGAGGTATGGGGAGAATGCACATCAAAAAGCAGCTTTCTACCGGGACCCGGATTTCAAAGGGGCGTGTGTAGCCAACGCCATCCAGCTCCATGGAAAGATGCTGTCGTTTAACAACATCGTTGATCTGGATGCCGCCCTAGAGCTCGTGAAGGAATTTGAAAGACCCGCGGTCGTGATAATAAAGCACACCAATCCGTGTGGGGCTGCGTGCAGTGACAATATTTCCCAGGCATATAAGAAAGCGCATGCATCAGACCCTGTTTCTGCCTATGGAAGCATCGTTGCATTGAACAGAGAATGCGATCTTGAGACTGCGAAAGAGATCACATCGACTTTTGTGGAGGCAATAATAGCCCCTGGTTACAGTGACGAGGTCCTAAAGACGTTGAAGCAGAAAGAGAATTTGCGGGTACTGGAGGTGGGCGATCTCATCAAAACTCTCATCAAAACGACCGAGAAGGACATGAAAAAAGTCGTTGGCGGTCTTTTAGTTCAAGACAGGGATGTGCTGGATGTAAGCAATTTGACGACCGTGACAGAGCAAAAGCCAAGCGAGGAAGAGATGAAAACGCTATTGTTCGGTTGGAAAGTTGTTAAGCATGTAAAATCCAATGCCATAGTGCTCGCCAGCGACGAGCAGACCGTGGGCGTCGGTGCAGGCCAGATGAGTAGAGTTGATGCCGTCGAGATAGCGGTAAAAAAAGCTGGCAAGAGATCACAGAGGAGCTGCATGGCATCGGATGCCTTCTTCCCCTTCAGAGATGCAATAGATGTGGCAGCCAAAGCGGGCATTAAAGCCATAATCCAGCCCGGCGGGTCTATCAGAGATGAAGAGGTTATTCGCGCTGCAAACGAGCACAACATTGCAATGGTTTTCACCGGAATACGACACTTCAAACACTGA
- a CDS encoding rhomboid family intramembrane serine protease, which produces MRVLGYDTSVIEKLIIANAVMFIITLINPDLIINNLGLQPSLAFERPWTLVTSMFLHGGLWHLFANMFTLFFFGNYLQGLIGGRDLLKLYFVGGILGNILVVFLAAPDSIAVGASGAIFALGGTLSVLRPNLRVFIIPLPIPIPLWIAVIGGFLVLSLMPSISWQAHLGGLVAGLVFGYYFKKNGVGREGVYRFYNYGHRY; this is translated from the coding sequence GTGAGAGTTCTTGGTTATGATACGAGTGTGATAGAGAAATTAATAATAGCCAACGCAGTGATGTTCATCATCACATTGATAAATCCGGATTTGATAATAAATAATCTGGGTCTTCAGCCTTCTTTAGCCTTTGAAAGGCCCTGGACATTGGTTACCTCCATGTTCCTGCATGGTGGCCTTTGGCACTTATTTGCCAACATGTTTACGCTGTTTTTCTTCGGCAATTACCTCCAAGGTCTAATAGGTGGAAGAGATTTGCTAAAACTATATTTCGTTGGCGGCATACTCGGCAATATTCTCGTTGTTTTTTTGGCAGCCCCAGATTCGATCGCAGTTGGCGCCTCTGGTGCAATATTCGCGCTAGGAGGTACGCTATCCGTGTTAAGACCTAATCTAAGGGTGTTCATTATCCCCCTTCCCATCCCAATACCACTCTGGATTGCAGTGATTGGCGGTTTCTTAGTACTGTCATTAATGCCCTCTATTTCATGGCAAGCACATTTGGGTGGGCTGGTTGCAGGACTTGTGTTTGGCTATTATTTCAAGAAAAATGGCGTTGGACGGGAGGGCGTATACAGATTCTACAACTATGGGCATAGATACTGA
- the folP gene encoding dihydropteroate synthase, with the protein MTGDEIVNMGDSCPPKIMGVINLSEESFYKGSIVSGDEVGKRASTMVEEGADMIDVGARSTAPGVRQISVQEEKERLLAALKDVVDLGVPTSVDTQYSEIAEMALNMGACMINDISGLKKDPHMAEVISDFNVPAILMASRGKPGDRLTFPEIVASLVDSIALAEGKGISKIIIDPGIGRWVKEKTYEYNLAIISGLERLLVLGKPILVAISRKSFIGDVLGIAEPSDRLAGTLACTAIAVYKGAHIVRTHDIKETRDVIRMATAIRGKQIMTDDGAYQVIKIDYLKNPEDSVELMRSLDVTEAGTKIMREKTVSRVMLIKNVTAPEALIIKQEMLARGGDAAIPMGAMSGEIKRADIIVIGTILQINDLIRKLKTQSFNLPLISNLIRDALEREKDVKYLYR; encoded by the coding sequence ATGACCGGCGATGAAATTGTCAACATGGGCGATTCATGCCCCCCAAAGATTATGGGCGTTATAAACCTGAGCGAGGAGTCCTTTTATAAGGGGTCTATAGTCAGTGGAGACGAGGTAGGTAAAAGAGCGTCCACCATGGTCGAGGAGGGGGCTGACATGATAGATGTTGGCGCTAGATCTACTGCCCCGGGCGTTAGACAAATTTCAGTGCAAGAGGAAAAAGAGAGACTATTAGCCGCCTTAAAAGATGTTGTAGACCTAGGTGTGCCCACATCTGTGGACACGCAATACTCAGAGATAGCTGAGATGGCGCTGAACATGGGCGCATGTATGATAAACGATATCAGTGGATTAAAAAAAGATCCTCATATGGCAGAGGTCATATCTGATTTTAATGTGCCAGCTATATTGATGGCATCCAGGGGAAAACCTGGCGATCGCCTTACATTTCCCGAGATCGTGGCATCTTTGGTCGATAGCATCGCATTGGCCGAAGGGAAGGGAATAAGCAAGATCATCATCGACCCCGGCATTGGCAGATGGGTAAAAGAAAAGACCTACGAGTACAACCTAGCCATCATAAGCGGGCTTGAACGGCTTCTGGTACTCGGAAAACCCATCCTAGTGGCCATATCCCGCAAATCCTTTATCGGCGACGTCTTAGGCATAGCAGAGCCTTCTGATCGATTGGCGGGCACTTTAGCATGCACTGCCATCGCCGTGTATAAAGGAGCGCATATAGTGAGAACACATGACATAAAGGAGACAAGGGATGTGATCAGAATGGCAACAGCTATACGAGGAAAACAGATCATGACTGATGATGGAGCCTATCAGGTCATCAAGATCGATTACCTGAAAAACCCAGAAGATTCAGTCGAGCTGATGAGGTCTCTTGATGTGACTGAGGCGGGCACAAAGATAATGAGGGAAAAGACCGTGTCTCGGGTCATGCTCATCAAAAACGTAACAGCCCCAGAGGCTCTGATCATAAAACAGGAAATGCTCGCCAGGGGAGGGGATGCAGCCATACCCATGGGAGCGATGTCCGGCGAGATAAAAAGAGCGGACATCATCGTCATCGGCACTATATTACAAATCAACGATTTGATAAGGAAGTTAAAGACACAATCTTTCAACCTGCCCCTGATAAGCAACTTGATCAGAGATGCACTTGAAAGGGAAAAGGACGTAAAATATCTTTACAGGTGA
- a CDS encoding HD domain-containing protein codes for MVNKNQFVKDLRIWDNVDTLFAVKYKKPPREYASGFWFEFRVGDNSGEITAKYWGDRDEEHVKEIYEIFQTNDIIHITGRVSEFRDRREIALDTTSTIRRCEPSEYDIGDFVAKTSKDMDQMMRELLEIVDFVKNPHLKSLLHSFFDDLEFVGKFKNCPGSMHRHQNYIGGLLEHTLNVVKLCSAMYTLHPSLDKDLLLTGAILHDIGKIKEYDVTTSIDISEEGMLRGHLIMGEQMVLDRIEKLENFPDILRLKLAHILLSHHGHNEYGSPKKPQFPEALAIYHADECDAKVDYCLRLKKEAETEDPWIYTKDFEHIYLR; via the coding sequence ATGGTGAACAAAAATCAGTTCGTCAAAGACCTGAGAATATGGGACAACGTGGATACCCTCTTCGCGGTCAAGTACAAAAAGCCGCCAAGAGAATATGCATCTGGGTTTTGGTTTGAGTTTAGGGTTGGCGATAATAGCGGTGAGATCACGGCAAAATACTGGGGGGACAGGGACGAAGAACATGTAAAGGAAATCTACGAGATATTCCAAACGAACGACATAATCCACATCACAGGTAGAGTTAGCGAGTTCAGAGACAGACGGGAGATAGCCCTGGATACAACGAGCACCATAAGGAGGTGCGAACCCTCTGAGTACGATATAGGTGATTTTGTAGCGAAAACGAGCAAAGACATGGATCAGATGATGCGGGAACTTCTGGAAATCGTCGATTTTGTGAAGAACCCGCACCTGAAGTCTCTTCTGCATTCCTTTTTCGATGACCTGGAATTCGTCGGGAAATTCAAGAATTGCCCGGGATCCATGCATAGACATCAAAATTACATCGGCGGGTTGCTCGAGCACACGCTGAATGTGGTCAAATTATGTAGTGCAATGTATACGCTTCATCCTTCCTTGGACAAGGACTTGCTTTTGACTGGCGCGATCCTCCATGACATAGGGAAGATAAAAGAATATGATGTAACGACAAGCATAGATATCTCCGAAGAAGGGATGCTGAGGGGTCATCTGATAATGGGAGAGCAGATGGTGCTGGACAGGATAGAAAAGCTTGAGAATTTCCCGGATATCCTCAGGCTGAAGTTGGCACACATCCTCCTGAGCCATCATGGGCATAACGAATACGGATCGCCGAAGAAACCGCAATTTCCAGAGGCCCTTGCGATATATCATGCAGACGAATGTGATGCAAAGGTAGATTATTGCCTTCGTCTTAAGAAGGAGGCCGAGACAGAAGACCCCTGGATATACACCAAAGATTTCGAGCATATCTATCTTCGCTGA